In Deferribacter autotrophicus, a single genomic region encodes these proteins:
- the secA gene encoding preprotein translocase subunit SecA gives MIKLLTKKIFGSYNDRYLKKIKPIVSEINAKEDEVKSLTNEQLSQKTAEFKAKLEEGKTLDDILVDVFAVVREVSKRTLNMRHFDVQLMGGYVLHKGKIAEMKTGEGKTLVATLALYLNALPGKGAHLVTVNDYLARRDALWMGPIYLFLGLSVGVIQHETSYLVEWDNKEKFTTKLVECDRKTAYLADITYGTNNEFGFDYLRDNMKYDLEEYVQRDLHYAIVDEVDSILIDEARTPLIISGPTDESTDKYYEIDRIVRQLKKDEDYTVDEKSRTVKLTESGINKIESALKIDNLFDIKNMDTLHFVNNALKAHALFKRDVDYVVQDGKVIIVDEFTGRLMPGRRFSEGLHQALEAKEGVEIESENQTLASITFQNYFRMYEKLAGMTGTAATEAQEFREIYGLDVIVIPTHKPMIRKDYPDVIYRTVKEKYDAIVKEIVEMHSIGRPVLVGTTSIEKSEYLSKLLKKKGIPHEVLNAKYHEREAHIVARAGQKYAVTIATNMAGRGTDIKLGPGVAELGGLHILGTERHESRRIDNQLRGRSGRQGDPGSSRFFLSLEDDLLRIFGSDKISAIMNRLGMKEGEPIEHPLISKAIENAQKKVEAMHFEIRKHLLEYDNVMNQQRQVVYALRRTILEGKDLDEIIAEHTENVVDDLIKNFIDTPDHPDVKGLSAALEKIFDIKLDLDETVTKKSIDEEKKEILAKINEKIAEKKKEIGEHFYGFVRFLLINILDNRWKEHLLNMDYLRDSVGLRGYGQKDPLIEYKKESYNLFMDMMNRISYEFMEFLTHIKVEVEEDINLKREQQDIREERRDIFGDSTEEKEKKKPIKRTQPKIGRNDPCPCGSGKKYKKCCGANH, from the coding sequence ATGATAAAACTGTTAACAAAAAAAATCTTTGGCTCTTACAACGATAGATATCTAAAAAAAATAAAACCCATTGTAAGTGAAATTAATGCAAAAGAAGATGAAGTGAAAAGTTTAACAAACGAACAGTTAAGCCAAAAAACTGCCGAATTTAAAGCAAAATTAGAAGAAGGAAAAACACTAGATGATATTTTAGTGGATGTATTTGCAGTAGTCAGAGAAGTAAGTAAAAGAACACTCAATATGCGCCATTTTGACGTCCAGCTAATGGGTGGATATGTCCTACACAAGGGCAAAATCGCTGAAATGAAAACTGGTGAAGGTAAAACCCTTGTCGCTACACTAGCTCTTTATTTAAATGCATTACCTGGAAAAGGTGCTCACCTTGTCACCGTAAACGATTACCTTGCCAGAAGAGATGCCCTATGGATGGGACCAATTTATCTATTTTTAGGGCTTAGCGTGGGAGTAATTCAGCATGAAACATCTTATCTTGTAGAATGGGATAACAAAGAGAAATTTACCACAAAACTCGTCGAATGCGATAGAAAAACTGCTTATTTAGCAGATATAACTTATGGAACCAATAATGAATTTGGTTTTGATTATTTAAGAGACAATATGAAATATGACCTTGAGGAATATGTACAAAGAGACCTCCATTATGCCATTGTAGACGAGGTTGATAGCATATTAATCGATGAAGCAAGAACTCCACTTATTATAAGCGGTCCTACTGACGAATCTACTGATAAATACTACGAAATTGACCGAATTGTAAGACAGTTAAAAAAAGACGAAGATTACACTGTAGACGAAAAAAGCAGAACTGTAAAACTAACTGAATCTGGAATTAACAAAATAGAATCCGCTCTTAAAATTGACAACCTTTTTGATATCAAAAACATGGATACCCTACATTTTGTAAATAATGCATTAAAAGCTCACGCTCTTTTCAAACGCGATGTAGATTATGTGGTACAAGATGGAAAAGTAATCATCGTGGATGAATTTACCGGAAGGCTTATGCCAGGAAGAAGATTTTCCGAAGGGTTACATCAAGCTCTTGAAGCTAAGGAAGGGGTTGAGATTGAGAGTGAAAATCAGACTCTTGCATCTATTACATTCCAAAACTATTTCAGAATGTATGAAAAACTTGCAGGGATGACAGGTACTGCCGCAACAGAAGCACAGGAATTTAGAGAAATTTATGGCCTTGATGTAATCGTAATCCCAACACATAAACCTATGATAAGAAAGGATTATCCTGATGTCATCTATAGAACTGTAAAAGAAAAATATGATGCCATTGTAAAAGAAATAGTAGAAATGCACAGTATCGGCAGACCGGTACTGGTAGGGACCACATCCATAGAAAAATCTGAATACTTAAGCAAATTGCTTAAGAAAAAAGGGATACCCCATGAAGTATTGAATGCAAAATATCATGAAAGAGAAGCTCATATTGTAGCACGTGCAGGTCAGAAATATGCCGTCACAATTGCCACAAATATGGCAGGTCGCGGTACCGATATTAAACTTGGTCCAGGTGTGGCAGAGCTCGGTGGTTTACACATCCTTGGTACAGAAAGACATGAATCCAGAAGAATTGATAATCAGTTAAGAGGTCGTTCGGGAAGGCAAGGAGACCCTGGTTCATCAAGATTTTTCTTGAGCTTGGAAGACGACCTTCTAAGAATATTTGGTTCAGATAAAATCTCTGCCATTATGAATAGACTTGGTATGAAAGAAGGGGAACCAATAGAACACCCTCTTATTTCTAAAGCAATTGAAAATGCTCAGAAAAAAGTAGAAGCAATGCATTTTGAAATAAGAAAACACCTTTTGGAATATGATAATGTAATGAATCAGCAACGTCAGGTTGTATATGCTCTCAGAAGAACAATTTTAGAGGGGAAAGACCTTGATGAAATAATTGCCGAACACACTGAGAACGTAGTAGATGATCTTATTAAAAATTTTATAGATACTCCTGATCATCCTGACGTAAAAGGTTTATCAGCTGCTCTCGAAAAAATATTCGACATAAAACTTGATTTAGATGAAACCGTAACCAAAAAATCAATAGATGAAGAAAAGAAAGAAATCTTAGCAAAAATTAATGAAAAAATTGCTGAGAAAAAGAAAGAAATAGGTGAGCATTTTTATGGATTTGTAAGATTTCTCCTTATTAATATCCTTGATAATCGATGGAAAGAACACCTTCTCAATATGGACTATTTAAGAGATTCCGTGGGGCTAAGAGGATACGGTCAAAAGGACCCACTCATTGAATATAAAAAAGAATCTTATAATCTGTTTATGGATATGATGAACAGAATATCTTACGAATTCATGGAATTTCTAACCCACATAAAAGTGGAAGTAGAAGAAGATATAAATTTAAAAAGAGAGCAACAAGATATTAGGGAAGAACGAAGAGATATATTTGGAGATAGCACGGAAGAGAAAGAAAAAAAGAAGCCCATAAAAAGAACTCAACCTAAGATTGGCAGAAATGATCCATGTCCTTGCGGTAGTGGTAAAAAGTACAAAAAATGCTGCGGGGCCAATCACTAG
- a CDS encoding class II fructose-bisphosphate aldolase, with product MGISYKELGLVNTREMFKKAMEGKYAIPAYNFNNLEQLQAIIQACVETKSPVILQVSKGARQYANATMLRYMAMGAVEYAKELGYEIPIALHLDHGDTFELCKACVDNGFSSVMIDGSHLPFEENIELTRKVVEYAHQFDVTVEGELGVLAGIEEDVQAEKSHYTNPDEVEEFVERTGVDSLAISIGTSHGAYKFKVKPGEPIPPLRFDILEEIEKRLPGFPIVLHGASSVIPEYVELINKYGGNLEGAVGIPEDQLRKAATSAVCKINIDSDGRLAFTAKVREFLWNNPKEFDPRKYLKPAREELVKMYKHKNINVLGSANKA from the coding sequence ATGGGAATTAGTTACAAAGAGCTCGGCCTTGTGAACACAAGAGAAATGTTTAAAAAAGCAATGGAGGGGAAATACGCAATTCCGGCTTACAACTTCAATAATCTTGAGCAACTACAGGCCATAATTCAGGCATGTGTTGAGACAAAATCTCCTGTGATACTGCAAGTATCAAAAGGTGCAAGACAATATGCCAATGCTACCATGTTAAGATATATGGCTATGGGTGCTGTGGAATATGCTAAGGAGCTTGGCTACGAGATACCTATAGCATTACATCTTGATCATGGAGATACTTTCGAGCTTTGTAAAGCTTGTGTGGATAATGGTTTTTCCTCTGTTATGATTGATGGATCTCATCTACCTTTTGAGGAAAATATTGAGCTTACCAGAAAAGTTGTAGAGTATGCACATCAATTTGATGTGACCGTTGAAGGGGAGCTTGGTGTTCTTGCAGGTATTGAGGAGGATGTGCAGGCTGAAAAATCTCATTATACAAATCCTGATGAAGTGGAAGAGTTTGTTGAAAGGACAGGCGTGGATTCACTTGCTATTTCCATTGGAACTTCTCATGGTGCATATAAATTCAAAGTAAAACCTGGTGAGCCAATTCCGCCTCTTAGATTTGATATTCTTGAAGAAATTGAAAAAAGATTACCAGGATTTCCTATAGTGTTACATGGTGCATCATCCGTAATTCCTGAATATGTTGAATTGATAAACAAATATGGCGGTAATTTGGAAGGAGCTGTTGGTATCCCTGAAGATCAATTAAGAAAAGCGGCAACAAGTGCTGTGTGCAAGATAAACATCGATAGCGATGGCAGACTTGCCTTCACTGCTAAAGTCAGGGAATTTTTATGGAATAACCCTAAAGAATTTGATCCAAGAAAATATTTGAAACCTGCCAGAGAAGAGCTTGTAAAGATGTATAAGCATAAAAATATAAATGTTTTAGGAAGTGCCAATAAAGCTTAA
- a CDS encoding cytochrome c maturation protein CcmE, with protein sequence MKKSLKIIIPGLIILAVITYLIFTSFKDTGVYYLEVSELMKNPSQYYGKGLRVSGLVETGSVTKKAIEKYLEFNLVDDSGAKLRVVYKGIIPDAFKEDVGVIVEGKLDKSNIFRAKTLLAKCPSKYEAEVKEEN encoded by the coding sequence ATGAAAAAAAGTTTAAAAATTATCATTCCTGGGCTAATCATATTGGCTGTAATCACTTATCTTATTTTTACTAGTTTTAAAGATACTGGCGTTTATTATCTCGAAGTAAGTGAATTGATGAAAAATCCTTCGCAGTATTACGGTAAGGGATTAAGAGTAAGTGGCCTTGTAGAAACAGGTTCTGTAACTAAAAAAGCTATAGAGAAATATTTAGAATTCAATCTAGTAGATGATTCAGGTGCCAAATTAAGGGTTGTTTATAAAGGTATAATTCCCGACGCATTCAAAGAAGACGTAGGAGTAATAGTAGAAGGAAAACTAGATAAAAGTAATATTTTTAGAGCTAAAACATTGTTGGCAAAATGTCCATCTAAATATGAAGCAGAAGTAAAAGAAGAGAATTAA
- a CDS encoding heme lyase CcmF/NrfE family subunit, producing MGNLGLLIEIIALLAGGIAIFFYLNAIMKDDEQSNKIGNIAFISQTLLATLASVILVYALATSYFKMEYVAQYTDRALPFIYKISAFWAGQAGSLLFWGWLITIAGLIELSRNKKFSNKYRSSIMLVITITSSFFFLITSFVSNPFKELDFIPADGLGMNPLLQNPGMLYHPPTLYIGYVVYTLPFAYAVASLVTKDYSSKWLKYSRMWNMIAWIFLTIGIVLGAQWAYVELGWGGYWAWDPVENASLLPWLTGTALLHSAIMYERINRLKLWTYMLALITFELCIFSTFLTRSGVIDSVHSFGKSPLGIFFIWFIILTTIAFLILLFTTKKSLKEDENFYLLSREGLFFITNWLFVALMLVILFGTTLPIISEIFSSSKSSVNISYYNRVSTPFFIALLFLAGICPLIPYKKASIVNVIKKVWLSGILSIVVGIILYLLGYNKIIPLILFIVTTFAFFAIVIQVINNLKNAGLSALIKNRRFYGSMIIHLGLCMIAFGVIGSAFYKTSTDEVIKENSDIIFNEYRLHVKDLRFEKVKNYISAFVPVKVYKNEKYIVTMKPERRFYKNNENAYAEVAIYTTPLGDLYLILASYDKNEGIVGIQAIYHPLVVWIWIGCFVMVLGGIYSLSHRTENG from the coding sequence ATGGGTAATCTTGGTTTATTGATTGAAATCATTGCTCTTTTAGCGGGTGGCATCGCCATATTTTTCTATTTAAATGCTATCATGAAAGATGATGAGCAGAGCAACAAAATTGGTAATATTGCATTTATTTCGCAAACCTTATTAGCTACTTTAGCTTCGGTTATTCTTGTATATGCCCTTGCCACAAGCTATTTTAAAATGGAATATGTAGCACAGTATACCGATAGGGCACTTCCATTTATCTATAAAATCAGTGCCTTTTGGGCAGGTCAAGCTGGATCACTCCTTTTCTGGGGGTGGTTAATTACAATAGCAGGGTTAATCGAGCTTTCAAGGAATAAAAAGTTTAGCAATAAATATAGAAGCAGTATTATGCTTGTAATAACTATAACATCATCTTTTTTCTTCTTAATCACATCCTTTGTGTCAAATCCTTTCAAAGAATTAGACTTCATCCCAGCTGATGGGCTAGGGATGAACCCTCTACTACAAAATCCAGGAATGCTCTATCACCCTCCAACCCTTTACATCGGTTATGTCGTTTACACTCTACCTTTTGCATACGCCGTAGCCTCATTAGTAACCAAAGATTATTCTAGCAAATGGCTAAAATATTCAAGAATGTGGAATATGATAGCCTGGATTTTTCTCACTATAGGAATTGTTTTAGGTGCTCAGTGGGCTTACGTGGAACTAGGGTGGGGCGGATACTGGGCATGGGACCCCGTAGAAAATGCTTCCCTTTTACCATGGCTAACAGGTACAGCTCTATTACATAGTGCCATAATGTACGAAAGAATAAACAGATTAAAGCTTTGGACATACATGCTTGCTTTAATAACCTTTGAGCTTTGCATATTCAGTACATTTTTAACAAGGAGCGGCGTAATTGATTCAGTGCACAGTTTTGGAAAATCACCTTTAGGGATATTTTTTATCTGGTTTATAATTCTTACTACTATAGCCTTTCTAATCTTACTTTTCACCACAAAAAAATCCTTAAAAGAAGATGAGAACTTTTACCTCCTTTCTAGAGAAGGTTTATTTTTTATAACAAACTGGCTTTTCGTAGCACTAATGTTAGTAATTCTTTTTGGAACAACTCTTCCTATTATTTCTGAAATTTTCTCCAGCAGCAAAAGTAGTGTAAATATATCATATTATAATCGCGTATCCACTCCATTTTTTATAGCACTTCTCTTTCTTGCAGGAATCTGTCCTTTAATCCCTTATAAAAAAGCATCTATTGTAAACGTAATAAAAAAGGTATGGTTATCTGGAATTTTATCCATAGTTGTTGGGATTATTCTATATTTATTAGGTTATAACAAAATCATTCCTCTTATTCTTTTTATTGTTACAACATTTGCTTTTTTTGCAATTGTCATACAGGTTATTAACAATCTTAAAAATGCTGGGTTATCTGCCCTAATCAAAAACAGAAGATTTTATGGTTCTATGATTATTCATTTAGGTTTATGTATGATAGCTTTTGGTGTCATCGGCTCTGCCTTTTATAAAACCTCAACAGATGAAGTGATAAAAGAAAACTCTGACATTATTTTTAATGAATACAGATTACATGTAAAAGATTTAAGATTTGAAAAAGTCAAAAATTATATATCTGCATTCGTCCCTGTTAAGGTATATAAAAATGAAAAATACATTGTCACAATGAAGCCTGAACGTAGATTTTACAAAAACAACGAAAATGCTTACGCTGAAGTTGCAATATATACAACACCTTTAGGTGATTTGTACTTGATTTTAGCAAGTTATGATAAAAATGAAGGAATTGTGGGAATTCAGGCTATTTATCACCCACTTGTAGTTTGGATATGGATAGGATGTTTCGTTATGGTCCTTGGTGGTATCTACTCACTATCACACAGGACGGAGAATGGATAA
- the mtnA gene encoding S-methyl-5-thioribose-1-phosphate isomerase — MLEPIIWEKDNLKLLDQRVLPHKKEYMVCKTVNDVAFAIKEMVVRGAPAIGVSAAFGVVLGLKEGKSINEIYELLKNTRPTAVNLIWALDKMKGAYEYCDGDINYIEKVAIKLFERDIEYNRMIGKNGVTVLNDGDNILTHCNAGALATAGYGTALGVFKAAKEAGLNIHVYVDETRPYLQGARLTAFELMEEDIPCTLICDNMPGFLMSQKKIDKIIVGADRIAKNGDTANKIGTYQLAVLAYYHDIPFYIAAPLSTFDFTIEDGSQIKIEMRNGDEIRKIKDIFISPKNVPVYNPAFDVTPSHLITGYITEFGVFSSVNELLNKINEGGENGN, encoded by the coding sequence ATGCTTGAGCCAATTATTTGGGAAAAAGACAATTTAAAGCTTTTGGATCAAAGGGTTTTACCCCATAAAAAAGAATATATGGTATGCAAGACAGTTAATGATGTGGCCTTTGCCATAAAAGAGATGGTGGTTAGAGGTGCACCTGCCATAGGAGTGTCAGCTGCCTTTGGAGTGGTTCTTGGTCTAAAAGAAGGAAAATCTATCAATGAAATATATGAGCTGTTAAAGAATACTCGTCCAACCGCTGTCAATCTGATTTGGGCTCTTGATAAGATGAAAGGTGCATATGAGTATTGTGATGGTGATATAAATTATATTGAAAAAGTGGCCATAAAGCTTTTCGAAAGAGACATAGAATATAATAGAATGATTGGTAAGAACGGTGTAACTGTTTTGAATGATGGAGATAATATTCTCACGCACTGTAATGCCGGAGCTCTCGCTACTGCGGGATATGGAACAGCTCTTGGTGTTTTTAAAGCTGCGAAGGAAGCAGGTTTAAATATTCATGTGTATGTAGATGAAACAAGACCGTATTTACAGGGGGCAAGATTGACAGCTTTTGAATTGATGGAGGAAGATATCCCCTGTACTTTAATTTGCGATAATATGCCTGGATTTTTAATGAGTCAAAAAAAGATAGACAAAATTATTGTGGGAGCTGATAGAATTGCAAAAAATGGAGATACGGCAAATAAAATAGGGACTTATCAACTTGCCGTTCTTGCCTATTATCATGATATCCCATTTTATATAGCTGCTCCACTTTCCACCTTTGATTTTACCATAGAAGATGGAAGTCAGATAAAAATTGAAATGAGAAATGGGGATGAAATCAGAAAAATCAAAGATATTTTTATCTCACCAAAAAATGTTCCTGTTTATAATCCGGCCTTTGATGTTACACCAAGCCATTTGATAACTGGGTATATAACCGAATTTGGCGTTTTCAGTAGTGTAAATGAACTGCTTAACAAAATAAATGAAGGAGGCGAAAATGGGAATTAG
- the ccsA gene encoding cytochrome c biogenesis protein CcsA → MNSNEKKIEKIIDYLTLILISIALYFAFIYAPLEKVMGAIQKIFYFHVASAWIAFFAFFITFLFSIIVLINEKKIYDEIASSSAEIGIIFCTIVLITGPIWAKPVWGVWWTWDPRLTTTLVLWFIYVGYLMLRKFVEEDDKKAKFSAVVGIIGFIDVPIVFMSIRWWRTIHPNVLQKGGGGLHPDMLKALIIAVIAFTFLYLSMLFKRVKVGLLEDKIKYLENKIRN, encoded by the coding sequence ATGAACTCTAATGAAAAAAAGATTGAAAAAATTATTGATTATTTAACCCTTATCCTCATCTCCATTGCTTTGTATTTTGCATTCATTTACGCACCTTTGGAAAAGGTGATGGGAGCAATCCAGAAAATCTTTTACTTCCATGTGGCAAGTGCGTGGATAGCTTTCTTTGCTTTTTTTATCACGTTTTTGTTTTCAATAATTGTATTGATCAACGAAAAGAAAATTTATGATGAGATTGCTTCATCCTCTGCAGAAATCGGTATAATTTTCTGTACTATAGTTTTAATTACAGGTCCTATTTGGGCAAAACCCGTTTGGGGAGTCTGGTGGACATGGGATCCTAGACTCACTACCACCCTTGTGCTCTGGTTTATTTATGTGGGTTATCTGATGCTTAGAAAGTTTGTTGAGGAAGATGATAAAAAGGCAAAATTTTCTGCAGTAGTAGGTATAATAGGGTTTATTGATGTTCCAATAGTTTTTATGTCCATAAGATGGTGGAGAACAATTCATCCAAATGTCTTGCAAAAAGGTGGCGGTGGACTGCATCCGGATATGCTAAAAGCTTTGATCATCGCTGTTATAGCATTTACTTTTCTCTATCTATCTATGCTTTTTAAAAGAGTTAAAGTGGGGCTTCTTGAAGATAAAATTAAATACTTAGAAAATAAAATCAGAAATTAA
- a CDS encoding heme exporter protein CcmB, producing the protein MKNYIKTIFKIVEKDLILELKSKEVINSMLIFSLLVVIVFSFIFEPGAEYKDEIAAGILWMAITFSGVLGLNKSMINEINGGNLNALLLAPVDRSAIFFGKVFSNFLFLMLMELMTVPIFMVFYNINLFEKQFIGTLLVFIAGSYGFSVLGTLFSLISVKSKTRELMLPLLLLPLLVPIILASIQSLNIFYFSGSFENASKWLKLIGVFDIVFTCVIYIIFDFVVEE; encoded by the coding sequence ATGAAAAATTACATTAAAACAATATTCAAAATAGTAGAAAAAGACTTAATTTTAGAACTCAAATCAAAAGAAGTTATAAATTCCATGCTAATCTTTTCTCTCCTCGTGGTTATTGTTTTCAGTTTTATCTTTGAACCGGGCGCTGAATATAAAGATGAAATTGCAGCAGGTATCCTCTGGATGGCAATTACATTCTCTGGAGTTTTAGGACTCAATAAATCAATGATAAACGAAATAAATGGTGGAAACTTAAATGCACTTTTATTGGCACCTGTGGACAGAAGTGCCATTTTCTTCGGTAAGGTTTTTTCAAATTTTCTATTTTTAATGCTCATGGAGTTGATGACCGTACCGATTTTCATGGTCTTTTACAATATAAACCTTTTTGAGAAACAGTTTATTGGCACTCTTCTCGTTTTCATTGCCGGCAGTTACGGTTTTTCAGTGTTGGGGACACTTTTTTCTCTTATTTCTGTCAAATCAAAAACAAGAGAATTAATGCTACCACTTTTACTATTGCCTTTGTTGGTACCAATCATTCTTGCTTCCATTCAATCCCTGAATATTTTTTACTTCAGCGGTTCTTTTGAAAACGCATCTAAATGGTTGAAGCTTATCGGTGTCTTTGATATTGTTTTTACATGTGTAATTTACATAATCTTCGACTTTGTAGTGGAGGAATAA
- a CDS encoding cytochrome c biogenesis CcdA family protein: MEKINFLTAFVAGILSFLSPCVLPLIPGYMSFISGESIESLTSNEKMSPRAKAIIGAMFFGLGFTLVFMILGASATSIGKLINNNRAILEKIAGIVVIVLGLHLLGVIKIKKLLSQKKWNYQKKNYPFFIEAFLLGVAFVFGWTPCIGPILAGILALASQESTITQGVTLLFVYSLGLWIPFLLAAVTLGFVLSAMRKAGKLLVIIEKISGALLVFIGVLILSGSMTTMITYMLKIFPFLGKLNF, encoded by the coding sequence ATGGAAAAAATTAATTTTTTGACGGCATTTGTAGCAGGAATCCTTTCCTTTTTATCTCCTTGTGTTTTACCATTAATTCCTGGATATATGTCTTTTATATCCGGAGAGAGCATTGAATCTTTGACAAGTAATGAGAAAATGTCTCCTAGAGCAAAAGCTATAATAGGTGCAATGTTTTTTGGGCTTGGTTTTACTCTAGTTTTTATGATTTTAGGTGCCAGTGCAACTTCAATAGGTAAGTTGATAAATAACAATAGAGCTATTTTAGAGAAAATTGCAGGTATAGTTGTGATTGTATTAGGTTTACATTTGCTAGGTGTTATTAAGATTAAAAAACTCCTCAGTCAAAAAAAATGGAATTATCAGAAAAAAAATTATCCGTTTTTTATTGAAGCATTTTTACTTGGTGTAGCCTTTGTTTTTGGTTGGACACCATGTATTGGACCAATATTAGCAGGTATTTTAGCTCTTGCTTCCCAAGAAAGTACCATAACGCAGGGAGTTACACTACTATTTGTTTACTCATTGGGATTGTGGATACCATTTTTACTTGCAGCTGTTACATTAGGATTTGTACTTTCTGCTATGAGAAAAGCTGGAAAGCTGCTTGTAATTATAGAAAAGATTTCAGGAGCACTTTTAGTCTTTATAGGCGTGCTTATACTTTCTGGTTCTATGACAACAATGATAACCTATATGCTGAAAATTTTCCCTTTTCTTGGTAAACTTAACTTTTGA
- a CDS encoding flavodoxin family protein has product MNVFIVNGSPRKEGNSAFIAKALLEKYPDATLLNLNEMNYKGCQSCYTCRKENTFCVVNDDLKNVFESLAEADLIILISPNYYGFVTGQMKLFLDRWYCLKDANRMSKMKKGAKLFFVVTQGAQNRDYASNTTSWAKKVFESFNLKFYSYIVPGCKSDSLDMVKMKIDDLKMHLNMFV; this is encoded by the coding sequence TTTATCGCAAAAGCACTTTTGGAAAAATATCCTGATGCGACCCTTTTGAATCTTAATGAGATGAATTATAAAGGGTGTCAGTCCTGTTATACCTGTAGAAAAGAGAATACTTTTTGTGTGGTTAATGATGATTTAAAGAATGTTTTCGAATCATTAGCAGAAGCCGATTTAATCATACTTATTTCACCAAATTATTACGGTTTTGTTACCGGGCAAATGAAGCTTTTTCTTGACAGATGGTATTGCCTCAAAGATGCAAACAGAATGAGTAAAATGAAAAAAGGTGCAAAGCTCTTTTTTGTGGTTACGCAGGGTGCTCAAAACAGAGACTATGCGTCAAATACGACAAGTTGGGCTAAAAAGGTTTTTGAAAGTTTTAATCTGAAATTTTATTCTTATATTGTCCCTGGATGTAAGAGTGATTCTTTAGATATGGTAAAGATGAAAATAGATGATTTGAAAATGCATCTTAATATGTTTGTTTAG
- a CDS encoding ABC transporter ATP-binding protein, with the protein MTLIKVTNLEKKFGNNYALKGVSFNIEKGDFVSIFGPNGAGKTTLLKIISTQIKPTAGNIFYNGVALKDLPDDFRNYFGVISHQPFLYENLTAYENLKFYGGLYNVQNLDNKIISLLKSVELYQRKDDYVRNYSRGMLQRLSIARALLHDPEIILLDEPYTGLDQHASHILTNILKEQFGKNKTILMITHNLSKGYELATKIMVMKKGKIVYNENKSVIPEHEFEDIYLSVVSGK; encoded by the coding sequence TTGACACTAATTAAGGTCACCAATCTTGAAAAGAAGTTTGGCAATAATTACGCATTGAAAGGTGTATCATTTAATATCGAAAAGGGGGACTTTGTCTCAATTTTCGGACCAAATGGTGCAGGAAAAACAACCCTTTTAAAAATTATTTCCACACAAATAAAACCAACTGCCGGAAATATATTTTACAACGGAGTAGCACTTAAAGACCTGCCCGATGATTTTAGAAATTATTTCGGAGTAATTTCACACCAACCGTTTCTCTATGAAAACCTGACAGCATATGAAAATCTTAAATTTTATGGTGGTTTATACAATGTTCAGAATTTGGATAATAAAATCATCTCTTTGCTTAAGAGTGTAGAGCTATATCAAAGAAAGGATGATTACGTAAGAAATTATTCCAGAGGAATGCTACAAAGGTTATCCATTGCAAGAGCCTTGCTTCATGACCCAGAAATAATCTTATTGGATGAACCATACACAGGACTTGATCAGCACGCATCCCACATTTTAACGAATATTCTAAAAGAGCAGTTTGGTAAAAATAAAACGATTCTTATGATTACACACAATCTTTCAAAGGGATATGAACTTGCTACAAAAATTATGGTTATGAAAAAAGGAAAAATTGTTTACAATGAGAATAAATCTGTTATCCCAGAACATGAATTTGAAGACATTTATTTATCCGTTGTGAGTGGAAAATGA
- a CDS encoding CcmD family protein translates to MKNLWYLFSAYMVIWILIFGYLLKINSKLKSLTLKVDSLESEIKE, encoded by the coding sequence ATGAAAAATTTATGGTATCTTTTTTCCGCATACATGGTAATCTGGATATTAATTTTTGGTTATCTATTAAAAATAAACTCAAAGCTCAAGTCACTGACTTTAAAAGTGGATTCTCTGGAATCTGAAATCAAAGAATAA